The genomic segment gacaatttacaaactctcaaaagttatatacaatcagtggccactctagtggcaaaatacaagttttaggcttctgtccctgtactttccatcggccgtggtggatgagtagctgacaatgtacacctcacccctagagctctgtaactcatggttggtccagcttacccttacctttacctacaccacgtattCAACCACAAGAAAACTATAGCAATAGCACATATTCATTAATGATAATCAATTATTTCACCAGAtagttaaccagatattcaacaagTCATAGCATCAAGCTAGCAACAGTAAGCATTTATATTCAACAATTCATCTCAATCAACATGCAATACTCAGGGTTGATGCCCTTagaccgcaccctctgtttaatccactgactctggcttgcttaggtcgagtccagtgtttatctagctgaacTTGGCTCACAGTGGCCAAGCTACGTCTTGTGCACAAATTATCAGCCTCGGCTCgttcatttcatgctcacatggcattatcACATGGAATTATCACAATTACACATcatatgtattcaaatacagggaatctcagtcccaacatagccacacaagggtgcagttttcttacctttaattccgaataGAGATAATAGAATGGacctgagcacgatccttagccccgagccttggTGATAGACCTAGTCACAGTGTATAATGGGTAATCGTTAACTTCCAATTCAAATAAAAACTTAGGAAatagaaactagcctccgggacctcaatttctactgaaccgggtagtagaaattgtcccgaatcactactacaaaataccctttacgggacacttttttaggacacgcacctaaatgcaagtccttaaaaatatttttagagtttttaggacacttattgagagtcctgaaaaagcacaatttaggactcgcaatgagtgtcctaaaataatatgcgagtcctaaaaaaatctgggttaaaaaaataagtgttttatttaataattttgaggacttgctttgggagtccttaatactcttttaggactcgcaatgagtgtcctaaaataatatgcgagtcctaaaaaaatctgggctaaaaaaataagtgttttatttaataattttgaggacttgctttgagagtccttaatactcttttaggactcgcaatgagtgtcctaaaagaatatgcaagtcctaaaaaaatataagcTAAAAAATAAGTGTGCtgcttaataattttaaggacttgctttgagagtccttattactcttttaggactctctgcaagtcctaaaagagtattaaggactcccaaagtaagtccttaaaattattatataaaacacTTAAAAAAGCTatcaaattttttgaaattttcgGGTTAACACAATAGAGCACTATCAGCAATACATTTGGGGATTTATTCAAAATTACAACATTTAGGGCTGGTAGAGAGGTGAACGGTGGCTGTAGGTGAACGGCAGTGACGGTGGTCAACGGTGTCGACGGCAGGTGGGTTCTCGGCTTCAGCAGTCTCGCCGGCGGCGTGCTTCTTGGCGTGGGGTGCTGGTTGCTCACGGTTCCGTCTCTCGGCGTGCTTCGGTGATTTCCAGGTATatatttcattttgattttgcTCTGGTCTGCTAGAAGCACTATTGCTGATTAAATTCAAAGGAATTACATCGCTTTGGGTTCATCACTCCAAAATGGCAATCTCCATCTGGAGATTTTTGCACTTGGCGTGGTTGCCaccaaatccaaaaaaaaaatggcTTCTTTCTTAACAAAACACCTAGAATTAGAAAACCATTGTTTGGTCAGCCAACAGACATATTGTTGTCCGTATAATATGTTTGTTTCAATTAATTATACATTtgaatgtgatatatatatatgtatatatatatatttgaaccTCTAATCTATGGTAATATATGTCATCCTCCACATGAATACAGCAATAAATTCTACAATTTTCTTATCCAATCAGTCCAGGCTTGgtgatttatatatattataaatgttagAAAAATATACCCAAATAGAATAGAAGACAGTAAAGTACTTGTGAATTTAGACCAAAGTACAGCATGAACtagaattcaaagagaaattTAAGAGCGTTGTTAATTCAAACAGaaagttttattttttctttttcttttttatctaACATTTTCCCTTTCTTTACAATAgtaaaaagtgaaagaaaaaaaattacagtGCAAAACAGAACAACTAATATCAGAGATCTTTCTTAAAAAGATACAAACCAAATTAACTAGTCATTGGAACAGAGAAATTAAGAGTGTAGCTAAGTGGACTGCTGTTGTTTTGGTCTCAATGCTATTTTTGTCAAATCTAGAAGTTATATACTATTAGTATTATTAAAATGTTTAGGTGGCTAGCTTGGAGTAAATGAAGTCTTCATTTTGAAAAAAGGCACAGGCAATGCTGTACAGGTTGCCAAATGGCTgtgcttttatatatatatatatatatatacacacaccaCAATCTTCACAGTAATATACACAGAGTCGTGGATTTCTGTCATTCTCTTTGCTTATATATATATCctgttatgtatatatatactgtATAGTACACTAGTTCCATAACAGAGTTGTGCACTGAATGAGCCTCAAAACATGCCATTGAGGTTACATTCTCAAACTGTGGGAACCAGTTttgtgaataaaaagaaaaaaaatttgatttggTGATTTTGAGCATATCACACAATGCCTGAATTTCTTTTCTGACTTTCTTTTTAATTGATTGTTTTTACTTGTTAATACTTGATTGCCCATTCTTCTGATCTCTGTTAATGGTCATGTCATATTAGAGAACTCTTGAGTTTAAGTTGGAGATTTAGGCACCATTTTTGGAGCTGTTCTTCAAGACTAACATATTAATGGTCATGTTCTTCATAGCATATAACAGTCACATCATCCTCTAGAGATCAATTTGGGAAAATATGACACTATTAAAAAATTTGTAATGAAGATAGAGAGATTTCATGGCCTGCaactattaaaaaattaaatattttattactatatatatatatctaatcaTGTCTAGATCTAGAAGTAGTAAATTTGCATATGTAAGCAAATCATGGTTGGAATGAGAGAACCTGTAGTTGAATATGCTAAATGCCAAATTACAAAtgtacataaatataaatatacatatacatatatatatttatataaatgtttaTCTGGCTTTCAAGTGTCGACCAAACCAAACTACTTGTGTGTTCTTCTTAATTAGTATCATACTTCAGTTTTTATGCTCTGAGAACCATGATTGGAGTTTGGGAACTACCCCTATTGTGTCATTTACTATTTTATTTGTGTGGACTGTGGATAAAGTATTACATATATCATGTGTATTTTAAATTGCTCACTggctatttatattttattaattgtttgtcATTCCAAAAGTATGAAATAATTTTATCTCCAAATAAGAATAATCTGTGTGACCTCTTTATTAACACTTAATAAAGAGTGAATTTATTTAGATAATGTCACTTGTAGATACGCAGGTCATTTCATATGGCCCCTTTCGGAAAATTTTGACTTGACTTCTATTCTATTAACTTTGGTTGAGTAGAAGTGCTTACTGTTTTTGTGTCTAAACTTTTCTTGTCACATTTTATCTGAAGattctctttttaatttcttgctacctttttcttttgattatcGGATGTTTAATCTGAAATTGGAAAGTTCCTCTGAGATTTATGACCCTAATTCTTATCTTGTTACTCTGCTGCAGATTATCCTCTCTCAGGAGAAAAATATACGGAAACTTAACGAGCTTGTACAAAGTCTACGGGAACAATTGCTTCAGTGCAGGGGTGGAAATGAGGTTGACAATGGCACCACAGCTCCCCTGACAGAACTTCTAACTGAGCTTGAGAGGCAGCCTGTCCTGGAGGACTAGTCCTGGCTTGTACGTGTTAGTTGTCAACTTACCTAAACTTGTAAGTAGGAAGAACTTCTCTTTATTAGAGGTACATTCATTTCAAAAATGAGCCCGAATTAATGTATGCATCATAATATTACTTTTGTTAAACTACTTCTTGATGTGTTATCAATTATTTGgactagaaatatatatatatataaatatatataaaaaaggagACATTGGCCTCTTTGAAAACGAAGTGCAACCAGCTAAACCTATGGACAAAACAAGTTTAtgtcagttttttttttccatcTGTTTAGCTCGTGAGTTTATTGACTATTCttttacttgatttaattttttaaattttatttatcttttttgGGTGGAATGGATTGGAAAGGAGGTGTTGACTATTCTTCCCTAGAATTACCACAAGTCTACTAGCTTAATCAGTTCAGTCccactctctttttctctatataTTAACTATTGTGTTCCACATTGAGAAAACCCAATAATCCCAAGCAGCCTCTGTATTGAGAAAATAGATATGAGATCAATTCCTTCCTCTGCTTCATCATTACTCCCCATTTTTCCACTTCTCATTCGATGCATAGTACTCAATGGAGTGGGCTGTGATACCACAATTCCCCAAAGAGAAAATCTCTAAAGCTCCAAAGGGCGTTCTTGAATCATGGAATGGTAGTGACGTTTGCAAGTACAGGGGATTTAAGAACAACTTAACTAATTTAGCACATTTCTTTTAGAGAATAAATGTAGTAAAATGGCCAGAAAAACTAATGAGATGGTAGAAAAGTACTGTTTGTGTGTTGACAAAAAAAGGGTTGTTTTGAATTTTATGTGTTAGTTAGGATATGTGAAAATTCTATAGAGTGCTCCCCAAGCAAGACATGGAATTGTTTCTACTTAACAGAAGTCTTGTTTTCACATCTAAATTCTAAAGGCAGGTAATATCTTATTTATTACAAATAAAATCAAATAGATTCTCAGCTCTAATTAAAATCAAACAAGTGGCTAAAAATGCACTTAAAGCTAAGTAATACTACTAGAGAGAAAGATGACCACTTCCTTGCAATTGGTCATTGAATGAAGCAAAAAAGATTGATGATCAAATTAAATGAGAGCTTAACcagtttaccaaaaaaaaaaaatgaagagtgCTCATTTCCTTCTCACACTTGTAAAAGAATATGGTATTTTAGTCTTGGTAGTGATTCATTagcatatttttgtaatttttgcatTAGAAGAGAGTTTTATGGGTACTCTTCATGCACATATAAACttaaatttttctttgtcttGCAGCTATTGTTAtgtggagttttttttttttttttctttcaatcaaGAAAACTTCTAATTATGCAATATATATGATTTGTTTTCTTGTGCACCATGTGAAGTATTGTGAAAAGAGAAATTGGTCCTGTTGATTAGCGAGTATAATCAAGTTCTGTTGATCAATGTTTAATAATGTGACATGATTACTCGTATTCGATAAACTTTCCATAGGAAAGTTAAGGAGTAGACTATATATActgtatatatatactaatttCTTGGTTATGTTAATTGCAGGCAGCCTAAACCAAGCCATTGATCCTCaacttttctttgttttttttttctagaactACTCTTCAATTGTCTCTCTTCATCCAGAAATAATTGATGGAAGACCAGGGACTTTGGTGATAGAATCATTTATGGTAGATGTTCCTGAAGGTAACACGGAAGATGAAACTTGCTACTTTGTTGAAGCCTTGATTAAGTGCAATCTCAAATCACTTGCTGATGTCTCAGAGCAGTGTGCAGTCCAAAGTAATAGCTATTGATACAAGTGTGACTTGTAAAAGAATATACAAGTATGTATGCATATATTTGTTGTGTTGATTTTAACTTTTTTAAAAGAGCATGTCAACATCTGACTTTTTTCTTGttttataatgttgattaaaatgaataggttaatattttgattggttttaaagcattggattggtagctaattgcaagaggtatgttgcatttgatttagtttttaaaaaattcaatattttacaattttgaatgataactgtactactttagtggagtttgaatatcttagatattcatccgtagtgaagtaggttctgggaattctgtgtgctgtggtgataacggaagattgagaacttgcatgtcttagtgaagtaggttctgagaattttgtgtgctgcgatgatatatggatgaaaacttgtgtgctgtttgatttgtttgatataTTGGTGTTGATTgggacagatggctaggctagtaaattaggggatatgctgcccgattttctatagatttttttatacttagttttgttttgtatgtttattttattttattttcttaattttaattttttattaaaacaaataggcGCAATATGGACAAAGAATGGATGTCAGCTGATAGGATGTCAGtagaatatataaaaggggtcgatgagtttcttaaatttagtttggatcatgccaaagatccaaactatatttgttgtccttgtagtaagtgtggaaatatgaaaaagatgactgcCACAATAATAAAAGAGCACTTATATTTCCACgggatagacaaaagttataaaatatggtattggcatggTGAAGAGCTTCATGTTACTCCGGACCCTCCTATGATGAATGAATATCGGAATTATAGGCAATTGGATCGTGAGGATaatttagatgaaatgattgacgatgcATATTATGAATCAGAAGTAGATCCCGTTAAGTTTGAAAATCTTCTTAATGACGCTGAAAAGCCGATTTACTCTGGTTGCACTAAATTTTCAAAGTTGTCAGCCCTTCTTAGATTGTACAATATAAAAGCCAAAAATGGATGGAGTGATAAGAGTTTCACGGAATTGTTAGTTTTTTTGAAAGATTTACTGCCTGAAGAAAACGAGGTGCCCGTATCATTTTACGAGGCTAAGAAAACTATGTGCTCAATAGgcttgcaatatgaaaaaatacatgcttgtcctaatgattgcatattatatcggaATAGCCTTGTAGATGCGAattcgtgtcctacttgtggtgtgtccagatggcaaaagaaaaggaatttAGAGGAAGTTAAGGAAGGAGTACCAGCAAAAGTTTTGTggtatattcctccaattcctcgTTTGATTCGATTTTATCGAAATGTTGATCATGCTAAGAATTTGACTTGGCATGCGAATGAGAGAATAAAGGACGGTAGACTTAGACATCCTGCTGACTCACCAGCGTGGAAGACAGTGGATTTTGAATGGCCTTCATTTGCCAATGAACCTAGAAATATTCGTCTAGCTCTTTCTACGGATGGAATTAATCCTCATACTTCTCTcagtagtaagtatagttgttggcctgttatgctagtCATATATAATTTACCGCCATGGCTTTGTATGAAAAGGAAGTTTACCTTACTGACCTTGCTGATAtctggacctaaacaacctggtaacgaTATTGACGTCTACTTAGCTCCCCTAattgatgacttgaaaactttatgGAATGAAGGAGTTAGGGCTTATGATGCATACCGAAAAGAAGAATTTACCCTTCgagcggtgttgttatggacaATCAACGACTTCcccgcttatggaaatttatctggttacagtgtaaaaggatacaaagcttgtcctatttGTGAGGAGAAGACTTTCTCTCAATATTTGAAACATTCTCGCAAGGTGTGCTATATGGGACATAGAAAATTCTTGCCCCGGAGACATTATTTTAGAACTTGGAAAAATGCATTCAATGGTGAACAAGAGTTTGGTTTGGCTCCAGTTCCTTTGACTGGGAATCAAGTACTTAATAAGGTATCTGTAATTCATTTTAAGGTAGGAAAACCTATTGTTTGTCCaattaagaagaagaagggtcGTGGAAAGAGTGTTGGCAAGGATAAGACTGAAGTTAGTTTGACTAGTGCGGATGAGTCTACAAGTCCTTGGAagaaaaaatcaattttctttgagCTTGAATATTGGGAAAAGTTACTTTTGCGACATAATTTAGATGtcatgcacattgagaaaaatgtgtgtgatagtctaatAGGAACTTTGTTAAATATTCCAAGTAAAAGTAAGGACGGTATTAAAGCTCGGAAAGACTTGGCTGCATTGGGCTTGCGAAAAAACCTACATCCAAAAGCTGGCCCTAATAGAACATTTTTACCGGCAGCTTGTTACACACTCACTAAGGATGAGAAAAAAGAACTTTGCAATTGTCTATACAATATTAAAGTTCCAGAAGGGTATTCTTCAAACATAAGAACGTTGGTGGATATGAAGAATTTGAATTTGGTCGgcatgaaatctcatgattgtcatgtccTATTCCAACACATTCTACCTGTGGCTATTCGTGGTGTGCTACCTAGAAAGGTTCGAGAAATAATCACACGAATGTGTTTGTTTTTCAAGTATTTATGTTGTAAGACGATTGACGTTTCAACGTTAGACAATTTACAAGTGGAGATTGCTATAATCTTGTGTTACTTAGAGCGATTCTTCCCACcttctttttttgacataatggtgcATCTTACAGTCCATTTGGTTAGAGAGATTAAACTATGCGGAcctgtttatttaagatggatgtatccctttgagcgatacatgaagattcttaagagttatgttagaaatagaagtagacccgaaggatgtattgttgaatgctatattgcagaagaaGCCATTGAATTTTGTTCAGAATACTTGCATGGTGTGACAAGCGTGGGCGATCAATCTACATTAAATAAAAGTAATGGTGGTTATGGTGGAAAAGGTGGTGTTATATGCTCAATAACTCAAGATGAAAGACATGAAGCACACTGTCTTGTATTGCAAAATATTGATGAGATTCAACCTTACATCGAGTAAGTTATCTTAGACAGTATGATATCATAAAACATTATTGTGATATTTGTATTGATTCATACTAATTTTGCATACATTTATGAAGGAATCATTTTGTTTGGCTTCGGAAAAAATATCCATCTAAGTCAAAGAACCAAAAATGGATCCAAGATGAACACTATCGTACGTTTAGTACTTGGTTAGAGAACAAGGTATTGATTTgagtaaataattttaaatctttttttttgattgcatgacatgttattaattattatttcatgTTTTTTAACAAAGGTTGCAATTGAAGTGACCCACACGTCGTGTCATGTGTCAGACAtagttaagtggatttctcgTGGTCCTTCTCTGAATGTGTTTAAGTACCCATCATACATCGTCAACGGTACTCAATTCAATACTTTGGAACGAGATAATGTAAgaaccacacagaatagtggagtttGTATTGTAGCAAAAACTGTGCAAATCTCTAGTTCAAAGGACAAAAATCCTGTAGagtgtgatatgacattttatggagtAATCCAAGAAATTTGGGAATTAGATTATACTACAACTAGAGTGCCGGTCTTCttatgtgattgggtgaaaagtgacaaggGAATAAAGGTTGATGATTTAGGTTTTACTTCAGTTGATTTaaatcgaattgggcacaaaAATGATCGTTTCATAATGGCAACACAAGCCAAACTAgttttttatgtgaatgatccatcAGACAAGCAATGGTCAGTCGTGGTTCCTACTCAACCGATAGATTGGAGAGACAAAGAGAATGATGTACATGACTTACCACTCCTTCAACAACCTGTCACAATTCCCGAACCACAGCTTACCGAATACCCTATTGATGATGGTGTAGATGACGATGATATTTGTTTGCGTTTTGATGGTGACGATGTATGGGTTGATCATATACTGTGATAAATGTTgacttgttttttcttcttctgaaGGTTGGATTTgttcattttatatttaattttcctATCATATTGACGATTGCCTATTAACATTGTTTATAATCGTTTCCTTTTCAGATATTTCCATGGCTGATCCAGGAGGTTTTGATGATGATTGTCCACTTCCTGGACTTGATGATGATTGTCCACTTCctggacttgaaaataatgttgGTCAGGAGGAGAATGATGACACTGCTATAGTGCATGTGAGATCTGTTAGGGGACTATGTACCATGCCCGACATAGCCAAAATGCGAAGTGAAGGTGTTAAGGTACCGATCAAGTTCAATGAATATGGACAAGTGATTGGTACAATGAGATCAAAATTGGGATCAATGATCGGATCAACTATCAAGAGGTGTGCTTCAATCACACACGCGAGTTGGGATAAAGTTCCTAAATCAGACAAAGAAAAATTTTGGGAAATCATTAAGGTATTTTCTCTATCACTATAATATATGTTGTTTGTATTTTTAATGTAGACTAACGATTTGTATTGTTTTCAATTGTAGGCTACATTTGACATAGACCATaaatcaaaaagaaaaattatgtcaAGGGCGGCAAAACGATGGAGATCATTCAAATCCCATCTGACTAAGGTATGCATCTATGATGTACTTGATGCAAATCCGACCATCAAGACGTTCAATATGCCAAGAGGTTACTCACAGTTGATCACTAAAACAGAATGGGATGAGTTCTGTGTTTCACGCATGACTGATGAttggaagaaaataagaaaaatacatcaagatcgtcgaaaaaaaaataaacacaacCATCATATGTCACGAGGtgggtatttgttggcactgGAAAGGCTGCAACAAAAAATTTTTGGACTCGAGGTGTCTGAAATCGACAGGTCACAGTTGTGGTTGGCgggacattctaacaaaaagggtGAGCCGGTTGGTACCGAGGCAACAAGCGTAGCTCGCAACATAGTAAGTGTACTACATTTTATATGATTGGATTACTTATTTTTAATGAGAATAACTATATTTCTATATTTTGTTTGCAGGAGCACTATAGTAAGCTCATGAGTGAAGGAAAATTTGAACCTGATGGGTCTAAGGATGTGCTTACTATGGCATTAGGCACCCCTGAGAGCAGAGGGCGAGTGAGGGGTATTGGGCTCGGTGTAACGCCTAGCCAATTCTGGAAAACCCCACTATCCAGtaagaaaaagggaaaagaatTTGAGGCTTCCTCAGTTGAG from the Humulus lupulus chromosome X, drHumLupu1.1, whole genome shotgun sequence genome contains:
- the LOC133805487 gene encoding uncharacterized protein LOC133805487, whose amino-acid sequence is MDKEWMSADRMSVEYIKGVDEFLKFSLDHAKDPNYICCPCSKCGNMKKMTATIIKEHLYFHGIDKSYKIWYWHGEELHVTPDPPMMNEYRNYRQLDREDNLDEMIDDAYYESEVDPVKFENLLNDAEKPIYSGCTKFSKLSALLRLYNIKAKNGWSDKSFTELLVFLKDLLPEENEVPVSFYEAKKTMCSIGLQYEKIHACPNDCILYRNSLVDANSCPTCGVSRWQKKRNLEEVKEGVPAKVLWYIPPIPRLIRFYRNVDHAKNLTWHANERIKDGRLRHPADSPAWKTVDFEWPSFANEPRNIRLALSTDGINPHTSLSSKYSCWPVMLVIYNLPPWLCMKRKFTLLTLLISGPKQPGNDIDVYLAPLIDDLKTLWNEGVRAYDAYRKEEFTLRAVLLWTINDFPAYGNLSGYSVKGYKACPICEEKTFSQYLKHSRKVCYMGHRKFLPRRHYFRTWKNAFNGEQEFGLAPVPLTGNQVLNKVSVIHFKVGKPIVCPIKKKKGRGKSVGKDKTEVSLTSADESTSPWKKKSIFFELEYWEKLLLRHNLDVMHIEKNVCDSLIGTLLNIPSKSKDGIKARKDLAALGLRKNLHPKAGPNRTFLPAACYTLTKDEKKELCNCLYNIKVPEGYSSNIRTLVDMKNLNLVGMKSHDCHVLFQHILPVAIRGVLPRKVREIITRMCLFFKYLCCKTIDVSTLDNLQVEIAIILCYLERFFPPSFFDIMVHLTVHLVREIKLCGPVYLRWMYPFERYMKILKSYVRNRSRPEGCIVECYIAEEAIEFCSEYLHGVTSVGDQSTLNKSNGGYGGKGGVICSITQDERHEAHCLVLQNIDEIQPYIENHFVWLRKKYPSKSKNQKWIQDEHYRTFSTWLENKVAIEVTHTSCHVSDIVKWISRGPSLNVFKYPSYIVNGTQFNTLERDNVRTTQNSGVCIVAKTVQISSSKDKNPVECDMTFYGVIQEIWELDYTTTRVPVFLCDWVKSDKGIKVDDLGFTSVDLNRIGHKNDRFIMATQAKLVFYVNDPSDKQWSVVVPTQPIDWRDKENDVHDLPLLQQPVTIPEPQLTEYPIDDGVDDDDICLRFDGDDVWVDHIL
- the LOC133804062 gene encoding uncharacterized protein LOC133804062, which translates into the protein MADPGGFDDDCPLPGLDDDCPLPGLENNVGQEENDDTAIVHVRSVRGLCTMPDIAKMRSEGVKVPIKFNEYGQVIGTMRSKLGSMIGSTIKRCASITHASWDKVPKSDKEKFWEIIKATFDIDHKSKRKIMSRAAKRWRSFKSHLTKVCIYDVLDANPTIKTFNMPRGYSQLITKTEWDEFCVSRMTDDWKKIRKIHQDRRKKNKHNHHMSRGGYLLALERLQQKIFGLEVSEIDRSQLWLAGHSNKKGEPVGTEATSVARNIVSVLHFI